The following nucleotide sequence is from Rubrivirga sp. SAORIC476.
AGCATCCTCTCGGGCCTCAGCTTCGGCAGACGGCGCACAGCCGACGCGCGGACCGGCGTCGCCGCTGGGCTGGCTCGTCAGGTCGTCGGCGCCGCCGTGGACCAGCACGGCCTTGCCGAGGATCGCCGTCGGCCCCTCGAACGACAGCACCGAGTCGATACGGACGCCGAGCGCC
It contains:
- a CDS encoding superoxide dismutase family protein, whose translation is TPAGAAGGHFNPLSSEHGAPSAAPAQRHAGDLGNILAEATGQALGVRIDSVLSFEGPTAILGKAVLVHGGADDLTSQPSGDAGPRVGCAPSAEAEAREDAPVVCIEP